A genomic stretch from Malus domestica chromosome 15, GDT2T_hap1 includes:
- the LOC139191838 gene encoding uncharacterized protein: MSGSPFTDEIEQTEPLWKYNPPHFTLFKGDEDPDMHLMQYRSAMTLYCINDTLMWKMFATTLQGEAQDWFHTLPMCLIRNFNELSLVFTKEYLSYRSIKKKFDHLFNMKNPKESLHTYVKRFKAKKVKIIGCNDSIACSAFQKGLPVNHPLFGKLIMGQNLTLADSSLWMRPSAPKSRLSSHAMT, from the coding sequence ATGAGCGGGTCACCGTTTACAGATGAGATCGAGCAGACGGAGCCATTGTGGAAGTACAACCCACCACATTTCACTTTGTTCAAAGGAGATGAAGATCCGGACATGCACTTGATGCAATACCGAAGCGCCATGACACTCTACTGCATCAATGACACTCTCATGTGGAAAATGTTTGCCACAACACTCCAAGGTGAGGCCCAAGACTGGTTCCACACCCTACCGATGTGCTTAATCCGGAACTTCAACGAACTTTCCTTAGTTTTCACTAAGGAATATTTGTCATACcgctcgatcaagaagaagttTGACCATCTCTTCAACATGAAGAACCCGAAAGAGTCACTCCACACATACGTTAAGAGGTTCAAGGCAAAGAAGGTGAAAATCATCGGATGCAATGACAGTATTGCATGCTCAGCCTTCCAGAAGGGGCTCCCAGTTAATCACCCACTTTTCGGAAAGCTGATTATGGGACAAAACTTGACCCTGGCAGATTCTTCCCTTTGGATGAGGCCAAGCGCTCCTAAAAGTCGCCTGAGCAGCCATGCAATGACTTAG